cacttcttttgTTACATATATTGGCAGCATCTTTTAATGTATGCAGcatatcttttttgttttctattacCATTACGCAAACTTGTGGAACCAAAACAATTTGGCTCACGGTTTTGTGTAATTAGTAAGTGCAACCATAACATTCTTCGTGGTTGCAAAGGGGGATTTAAATGGCAACATAGAAAGAATTTTCCAGTGAGTCAGTAGGAAGATCAACAACAAACAACCATCGCACGGATCACAGAATCAACATCCCTAGTTATTTCCACACCCATTTAAGAAAAGGATCTAAATTGAGTACTTTCGAGTAGAATTCCATACCTTGAACCAATTATCATGTTTTCCAGCTTGCTTTTACTCATACTACTGTTCGTCAGACCCCTCATCCATCTCTGATACTTCATCCTCACAGCATTCCTCATCTGTCTCAATCTCTTCCACCTCAGAATCTTCTAGCCCCGTCTCATCTTCCATATTATTATCAAGCAAAATTTCTTGCTGGGGAATCAAATTCACGCCCTTACTGCGATAAAGGAGCCCTGTTCTCATAACCTGATAAAACTTCTCCCTTAGACGTGCAAGGGGATGTGGGTCCACGAGTTTTCCCCGGCGATACCCTTCTTTAAGAGCCACGGTCGTTGTTTTGCACTTCAACGACAGGTAGAATATCCCTGGATACCTTGTAAAGATTCGAGTAAACTTGTGCGGAAGATTCAATTCCTCCCTCAAGCTTCTTAGGTAGTTCCTTTTGGTCTTTTTGTGAATAGTCAAGCTTAACATCTCATGCAAAACACCAACGACCCGTTTCTCCATAAGATCACTATTAGGATCGATCTTCCTAGAATCCTCATAAGGCGAAATGTATGGTAACTTCTGAAATTCCTCCATCCATGCCTTCACCTTCTTCTGTGCCCCGTATCCCCTTGGAAAAGTCATCGGGAATGCCAATACCGTTTGCCCCCTCTTGAATTGCCTATACTCATCACTCAATCTACTGCGCTCATTACTCCTTTCCAATGCGGACTCGGTGATTTCCTCACGCCATTCGGCAAGTCGCAAGCTTGCGAGACCGTTTATTGCCTTAACGAATTTAAAATGATCGGGGTACTTTGGAACTAGTATCTTCTCAAAAGTATCCGGCAAACCTAGATCCCATTTCAAAGGATACAACGATTGCAACGACACAGTCCTAGTTTTCATCATCATAAGCACTCTACAGAGCCTCTCCACGGTATCATTCTCACAGCTTTGGTGTATACTTTGTTCTTGCGAGTCTAGTAACAACGCAGTGTCTGTTAACTTAAAGCAAGGCAAGCTGGCGTAACGAGCATGAGGGAATTCGTGAAAGAGAGTGGGGTACCTGCGCAAGAAGCGGAGAACGGGGACGGTGAGGCCGAGATGCTTCTGCCAATCGGCGACGGACTTTTCAGTGAGGAAACCGGTTGGGGAGCGCTTGATAGCGTCCTTGAGGAGGCAGGCGGCCTTGAGATCAGTCTCGGTGTCGATGATGTGGTCCAGGCTTCGGTTCTTGACCCATTTAAGACGGACCTTGGTTATGCCTCTGCATTGTTGGTGCTGATGAAGCGAGCAAAGGTTGCGGGTCTCGGAGGTGTTCATTTTCTGGAATTTTAGGATGGAGAAGAGAAAGTGTCTGATTTTGAAGGTCATCGTCTTTACCGGGGAGTAGCTGTTTGAGAAAATGTCTCAAAAAAGGATATTCATCACCCCATTACGTCAAATCGAAAGGGGGATGTGAACGCATCTTTGTGAGCGAGACCGTTGTTAAATAAGGGCTTCTCCTGTCGACGTGTAACTAGCTTtgtttgttaaatttaattgaaatcaattcagtttaatttaattttaaattaaatttaatatttaaatgtttaactctcaaaatattaaattcattttaatttaaaatctctttacacttatgatccacaatcttttttcaatttaacatttATACGCGtgactcacaactttttttaacttttcataaatatatataaatttatcttaacatttaaatacatttaggctgtatttagatgttaaactgagctaaattttttatgaataataatgagttgagtagttGATGAAATTATATGGGGTCcatctaaactgaatttaaagtttgtttagatgttaagataagtttaatactttttatgaaaagttgaaaaaggttgtagatCCCAcgtataaatatgtgttaagttgaaaaaggttataagtctcacgtgtaaggaggttttgagttgagatgaatttaataatttgagagttttatgtttggatgttagactcgacttaaaattagattaaatttaGCTAAATCTTGCAACCAAATGCAGCCTTAAAATCATCTTAGGTGGATTCCATAAAATTTATTCCATCAACttaacttactactattcataaaaaatttaactcaacttAACATCCCAACGCGGCCTAAAAtgcaaaaaattagaaatcaaAGGTGGTTTGACGGGACCTTCGAATTTGATATGAATTTCACACGAAATCAAAGGTTAAAACTTAGTATTATCTGATTCAGAAAAAGGATATACCACTCACTATATAAactaagattatatatatttttgttaatttaatcttaaactttaaaatccttttttatttttttatttattgcgTGTTTGTTTACTTtgcttaataatattatttaaaaagtgacaatattatttcaattaaATATGCAATGAGAAGATAGATATTATTTCAATCTAAATGTAAACGTTGATCTCTGATAATAGACTGtcaaataaatcattttgataaatttagctAATTTCTATCAAATATCGAGAGAGGAAGTATTGTTATAAAGTCAATCGAAGATAATCGATTGATTGATtgacttaaaaaatttattgccAGAACTAAATAGATCAATCGAGATCACCTCTTTTTAGGCTCATAAACTCCAATTATGATACCTAAATTCGCTAACTTGAAGGGTATTACTATTGTCTTAATTTTAGGTGCcacttaaatgaaatgaaaaactaTGCGGAAATGGCCAAAACGCGACCCGCTCTCAGCAAAATGGAAGCAGCAGAAGCAGAGGTCGTATGGAACAGAAAAACAGTTCCAAAGGTCCTCAAAATCGTGAGCACGAGACTGTCACAGAGAGATCTCGTCTCTCTCCTTCTCGTCAGCCCATGGCTTTACCGCTCTCTTGTCTCCTATCCCTCTATCTGGCTCGTAATTTTTCGTCTGCtcgtgttttttttaattattctttctttataatgaaaattatatcgGCTTGTGTGCTCTGGGTTTTCTTATTACAGAGTCTGGATTTTTCTGAAATGGGTAATGCTGGAAATCGGGTTGTAGCTGCTCTTTCACTGGTTAGAGTAAACTTCGATTGCAAAAATTCATtgcttttttgtttattttcaatgAATGATGGTCATTGTAGGGTTGATTGGAATAATATAAGTACTTTGTTTGGCCATTTAAGGTgagacttttaaaatatttaataccgGATGAAATTGCAATTGTACTCTTAAAGTTGTGTGCTTTGCCTTGCTGAGGTTAGTGCAATGGTTGTTGATGTTGACTATGCTTCCGTGGGTtgatattactattttatttttgtagccGAGATATTGTTATGTGAAGCAGATAAAGCTTGAATTTGCGCAAGATATTGAAGACAAACATCTCGAACTCCTTAAAATCAAGGTAATATATTTCCATTTGTATCAATGTCGAAGAACTTGAAAGATTTTGGTATTATAGTGTGTTGGGCACCAAGAACCATATCATGTTCCTCATTACAACGACCATGGTCTCTCGTCattaataaaacttatcttGCTTATCAGAAAATGATATGCTTTTAAATGGATGCTTTTCTATAACTTAAGATTCTATTTGATAATTTGCATTTAATAGTGTTTGGATTCTCTTCAAAATCTGGAGTGTCTGAATCTGAATGGCTGCCAAAAGATCTCCGATAAGGGAATTGAAGCTATAACCAATGCTTGTCCTACGCTAAAGGTCTTCTCTATCTATTGGAATGTGAggtatttaatattcattaggTTTGCAAATTGAGAAAGTTTTCAAATcctatttttaaattcaaacttttcTCATCACTGATAAACTTGAATTATTAACTCAACTCCAGGATAACAGATATGGGAATAAAGCATCTGGTGAAGAACTGCAAATATGTAACTGAGTTGAACTTAAGTGGCTGTAAGGTATTTGACTCCTATGTTCCATCCTACTAACTGAATACCAATCGATATGCAGTTTACATACGTATGTGCATTCATATGTattgtatatatacatttattttatatctctgGAGACCACTCTGTCTTGATTTGTCTTATGGtctttatcaaaagaaaaaaaagtgttattGTCAAGGTAACCAAGAAGTGTTATGAAATATCTGTTACATTATACCCTTCCATCCTCaagaatattatatgtatgGAAGGGAAATCTTGCATATTTATAATTGGCAGTATGCGTGAGTGCATGCGtgcgtgtgtgagagagagaggttattTTGACAATGCTATATGAGGAAATGCCATTATATTACTTAGttatcatcatcaccatcatcaaTGTTTTAACTtgcaaaacaaaatgtaaaacatGGCATGCCCATATTTTGAATGTTAAAGATTATATCTTGCATCCATTACTAAGCTTTTGAGTTCTACTATCTATCTTAAAGGATTTCCTTAATGCAGTACTTTTGATGTGGAAATTGCAGAATATTTCGGACAAAAGCTTGCAATTAGTTGCTGAGAATTACTCAAAATTAGAGTTGTTGAACCTGACTAGGTATGTAAATCGGTCCATGTAGATTATATTGGGCGGTTGAGAACACatgtttgggaaaaaaaaaattatctgctgtcATATGTTGTTGTGAAACTCACAACAATTATTTCTCAATGGTGTGTGGCTTCTAAGCTAGGATCCTGAAAAATGTAATTGGATGGCTCATTTTACTGGCATAGAAGCTGTTCAGGAGGGGTTATTATGGTTTGATGATTCCATTGTGTATGCAACTCTTCTTATTGAATCAGTTGCATTCTATATGGTCAATTGACTTGGTGAATTTCTTTCCATTAGTACAAAAACTTCACCCTCATCCTTGTGTTACATTTCATAATTTGGCATACCTAGGTGCACAAAGTTAACAGACCATGGATTGCAGCAGATACTGCTCAAATGCTCCTTTCTCCAGAGTCTAAACCTCTATGCCCTTTCTGGGTATGCAATTTActcattatatattaaatttaaaactagtTTTTGCTATGTTTTGACTTCTTGCATTGCTTTTTCCCCCTTCCTTTGAAGCTTCACAGATTTAGCTTACAAGAGTATATCACTTCTGACCCAGCTTAAGTTCTTGGACCTCTGTGGTGCTCAGGTAAAATCTCAGGTTCTCTGAACGACCTTTTGCATATGGTTTACAAAACTGACGATTggtaataattagaaatattccATTTTCAGAATCTATCAGATGAGGGACTTGCCTGTGTAGCTAAATGCGTGAACCTTGTATGTCTTAATTTGACATGGTAACTAAATCTTCCAATCTTTCTAAGATATCTATGAGAAAAAGGATACaggtttttttttagatttttataaaccaaatgttgtattttttttttcctgataggTGTGTCCGAGTCACTGATGTGGGAGTCATATGCATTGCACAGGGTTGCACCTCTCTTGAATTTCTTaggtaatttttatttttttatttttatcgataaagaagaaatttattgatgagAAAAGTAGGAGTAgtccaagtacacgggacaacaagagcaacacctatgcGCATTCTAAAACAAGAGAATATTTAAAGAACTTTAATTTCTTATACTGTACAGTGCATTCTTGAATTTGAGCAACTGTGACCTCTTGTCGCTTACTCATTTTTGCATGAGAAACTTAACTATGTTCTTGTCTTAAGAGGATGATGTTTGAATGTGTCTTTTACTTGTTAGCTTGCTTGGACAACTTTCAAATCACTTATGGTTTCACAAGACTACTAAACTATTGGATATGTCATATAACTTAGAGGTGATGCTATTTCTAAGTtgagccgagccgagccgagcctGAGAAGGTCATGTTGCATTTATGGCTCTGCAAATAAGCCAACCATCCTGAGCACCTCACACTGGGCTGAGATGGTTGTTTAATTCATTCAATAATCAAAGTGAGCCTGAGCCTGAGCCAAGTTGGGCATTGTCATGACTCATAAGCCTATGCATATGCATCggtataaatttttgttttgttttgttttcttcctctcgctgttttttcaaataactcttttcccaaatatatttatttttataaataaaatattgattttcacaAATATGTACATAAATGtcattattgtttttttttataagtaatcgatattatattaatagagataggcaaagcccaagtacacaagatggtacaCAAGATGATATTATAAATGTCAATATAGTTATGGCTGGATAAGTTGATTCTATAGCCTTTTCTCTCCCGTGTGGATCTGTATGGCTTAAGTTCCAAACTCTTTCCGCCCCATCatgatctctctcttctctctaacTTAACCATTGACTCAGATTAACTTAAACTTTCTTATCATATCTTTTCTGCAataacaactcaataagcatcAGGTAATCTAAAATTTCTTTGGCAAATCATTTGGGGTTCACTTGATGTTTCTTTATCTAGGGTTTAGTACCGGTTTGTCCCATAGAAGGTGTTGTTGATTAGGTAAGCTGAAACAAACTAAATGACGGCCCAAGAACGGGGTAACATGCAATGTTTCATGGTAAAGCATTATAAAGCTTATAAAGCCATTGGGCTGTCCTCAATTGTTTTTCTTGCGTGGTTTCTATAACTGATTTCATAAAGAATCTTTTGCAGCTTGTTTGGAATAGTTGGAGTGACTGATAAGTGTCTGGAGGCCCTCTCAAGGTCCTGCTCAAACACAATTACAACCCTTGATGTGAATGGATGTATTGGCATTAAGGTAAATGACTCTTTCTaactttgtatttttgttttcataaaaaaacagTCCTTTACTAGATGGGTGTTACTGATTGTATGTTTTTTCCCCTCCTAGAGACGCAGTCGTGATGAATTGCTTCATTTGTTTCCCCATCTGAAGTGCTTCAAAGTGCACAGCTAATAGATGGCGGGAGGAAAGTGGAATTAACGGGACCATCTTATTGCAACCAAGGTATTGTATCTACTTAGGTACCGTATAGAAATGGAGTCGTGATGAATTGCTTCATTTGTTCCCCTATCTGAAGTGCTTCAGGTGCACGCCTAACATGTGGATTGTGGAGCGAGGAAAGTTGAAAATAACAGGACCATCTTTTTGCAAACAGGGTATTTCTATATGCTTAGCTACCATATTCCTTGAATGGTAAACAGCACTATCGTAAAGGATAAGAACGATGTACCCATAAATGCTCTTTGCTTTGTGCTCTACTTGATCTTCATTTTATCTTGATGAGGTTCCCCcttttaagattattttgaCTTTGATTTCTTATGGTGACTTGAGGTAAACgaaaagttaattaaaataaattttgagaaaggaaTAGATCGTTGTTGATCGTATGTAATTTTTTGAAGACCCACTTATCAAAGACAAAATCGAAGCCCATATAATTTGATATCTTTACTTATTTTGTTGTTCGACAGAAAATGGTAAAACTCCCAGCTGTGGGTTCCTGTACGGATGGATTGCTCTGCCTGAAACTTTTTATGATCTCTTATTGAGGCAACATGCCGTCCTTGGAAATTGTTAACACCATTTTTGGCACTTTGGGGCTGCTTTACATATCAAAACCTGAAATATAGACTTTGGACTCTGGTGATATTTCCCTtccaagaataataataaattttgttttcttcctgcTTACACATATTtagttttgataaaataaaattaaaagtacaCGCACCAAATGACATTTAAGCTCATTTTCTCCAATTATAATTCCTTTCTTTTGGCATCTAACGGACCGATTTTATGCCCTTTTTTTTGGTACAGCAATTGGCAGACccattcaaaataattaaggCATTCGACTTCGGAACACAAGACTCGTCGCCCATGTTTTACTAACTAGTCTCCTCCTTTCACTCTCTATTTATCTTTCCCTGTTTTTGGCATGTACGATATTATGCCCCTGTTCCTCTTTCTCAGCCAGCCAAAATGCAAGGGAAATGCAAGAAACCTAAGAGGGAAGGAGGGCATAAAATTAAAGGCCACTACACGACAGCAGGATGAGATAAGTTGTTTAGAGCTACTGGTAAAGAAAGAGCAGAAGGCTGCAGTTGAATACTTGATTatcgtaattttttttctataagagAAAAGTGGCATAATACAAAGCAGATCATAGCGAGGATCCCCACAAGGAGAGATACCTGAGCATGAGACTGGCACCATCTACAATTCTATAACAATAACTTATCTTTAACCAACAGCTTACTCTCGCTCTTTTTCTTGGGCGTGTCTCCATTCCTGACCTACAACCATTGAGGTTGATATTAACACAATAACCACATAAAAACTGGCCAACTTCAGAAACACATTATTATTTCAGTTATTCACTGTAGCGCCAGCAATCTGGCCAACAAGGTTAGGCGCTTCTCCATAAATGGTTCGCCCCAAACCCTAATCATTCGAAGTATGCTTTCTTTTGAACCCACTGGACTACATCTATGGCAACAATAACGCATAAAATTTGGAATTAGAACCACCTTAAATTAGCGTTTCCACAATTCCAAATTGGTTTGCCCTTGCAGGACTAGAAAGAACGCGAACTAACAAAAACTATTTCCCTGTTTTTGGTCAAAATACTTCTTTATTACTTTCTTCAAGATAGCTTTACAACAAAAACGGAGTACCAATTGCAAACTACTACGTAGAAAAGGCAAAAACCCTTAAAAACATTATGAAAAAGGTTTAAGCAATATGCGATCATGGTTCCTAGTTTGCATTTATACCACCCAGTTCAGGAAAAATATACTTCAAGGATAAAAAATGGGAGAGGCCATATTAGTTGTGTGGTAGATCAGTAAATGTATTTTCCATTGTCCACATCTCTTGCTTATAGAATGCAGAGTTGTAACTGGAAGCATGTTTTTGTTCTGCATCTGATCTGTCCAAACACCAACAATGATTTCTTTGTTTTGCTCTGACTGACCAGACTTGAAATGCTCAAGAAAGTGACAAACACTAAGATGCTCAGGATCACTAgtagaaaaaagaatatataattcaTCAGGATACACCAACATACTTGTGCTTCATAGCTTGAACAACATTTGACTTGCTAATAAGAGGGAGGGGAAAATACAAATTTGACTCTCCAACCAAAAATTTTACACCATGCACTCCAAATTACAGCATTGACATTGCACCCTCAAAAGTACTAAAAAATTGGAATGTACACCCTTAGTCAAGATTCGAAGGTCAAGATTGTGTCATGTCAACCCTATTTTCAACCCATTTTCATTCAACAGCCAGAACTGAGACAAGAGtttcttttttcaagttttgGTAGTTGAAGTGTATATGCAAAACACCTATTAGCTAAAGGATGGAAAGTGtattttcccaaaaagaaaacaaagtttaTGTACATGAAAATTCAATCATCAATCACAAATCCTAACAATTATAAAGAGCACATCAACCAACTTAccaaattaccaaaaaaaagTAATGGCAAGCAAACAAAGGaatggaattatatatatacacatacatataacaATTGCTTACCCCAAAGTGTCAACGTCTAGCTCTAGGCATGCAGCGAAATTCGGCTAAGAGTGCTATATGATCAGAGGACCACTCTGGAGAAGGAAGTGCAGTGTCCTTCCTCAAGCCCTCCTCGTCCAAGAGCTCCAATAAGGATTCCACTGTCAAAGAGTCCGCTGAAACCACAACACAAACCTTACAATGTATACAAGATTTtgcaaaaatcataaattaacATATAGAACAATTTTTTGCACAATGCTAACCAGTGTAGAATATATAATCTAGTGTGCCGATAAAATCTCTAGTGCAATTGGTAAATAAGGGTTCATTAGTTGTGGGGTCCAATCTCCTCCTCTGCTGTTCCAAACCAAGACCAACCCCCATTCTCGCAAAGGATGAGTAAGCGCTGACCTGAAAATGTACAACAATCAAACCCAGCTTCAgccattaaaacaaaaaacatgcaTCAAACTCCTCGCACACTCTCTTTTCCCGCGtttttctcttaataaaaaatctggCAAGAAGCAAAATGTGAATTAGAACCCATGTATAAGAAAATCTATAGTACCAGTGGCAACTGATGCACCAGCTTGCTGTTTGGACGCAAGATACCAAGAGGGTCTGCTGCCAACTCTGGATGTAACGGATCCACCTTCCCCATAGCAAGAAGTGAATGAGGAGCACTGCAACAAAATTCAGAACTACCTTAATGCATGAACCAATATCCATAAAACATAACTTCAAGGTCTAGCTGAAGAATGTCTGCTTAGCAAAAGTAAGAAAACTGgaagaaacataaataaaaacaatatcatATCGATAGACAGACCTTCCAGGAACAGAATTAAAATCGCCACAAACCAGCATTGGAATGTCTGCACTGGCAGCTATTTTCTCCAATCCTTTAAGGAGAGTATGAACCTAAGTTGACAAATAAGCAATCACCagaataaatatgattttcaaTGATTGAAACAAGTACAAGGCTACATATAAAGGCCAAACAAACAAGCGTTACCTGCCAGAGCTTTACATCCTTCAAATCTTGGTGAACGTTTACATGTGTATTTGCCTGTGgccaaaatacaataaaaaggGGTTAACACATGCCATGGCATGCAGTGCAAGAGCAAGAGCAAGAGCAAGCAGGAGAAAAGGCAAAATAACGGTGCATATCCCAATCATTGAAGGGAATATCATACTGCTTgctcaagaaaaagaaaaagaaaaaaaaaaggatatctACCATGTAATCTCAGAAATTCTGAAAGTACGTTTGTTTTTTGGACAAGTTCCAAAAGCCCAGGACCCCAGGTTCTATTTAGGACTTTGTATCTTATACATTTACAGTTAACTTGAATTATAAGTTTTCCAAAAAGAATATCAAAGTTCAAGTTTCACATATCATTATATCTTAAAATCAACCTAatcaacaaaaggaaaaggatGCCACACCAGCATCTATAATTATGGAAGcaggagaaaaggaaaatggagaaaCATAAGCTCAAAACAAAGTAAATATATCAGTGTGATTAAAGCATcaccacagagagagagagagagaaacataaACAGGAATTCCTACCACACAAAGAAGCTGGCGTTTCCCAGGA
This genomic interval from Juglans regia cultivar Chandler chromosome 3, Walnut 2.0, whole genome shotgun sequence contains the following:
- the LOC109011924 gene encoding F-box protein At3g58530 — translated: MKNYAEMAKTRPALSKMEAAEAEVVWNRKTVPKVLKIVSTRLSQRDLVSLLLVSPWLYRSLVSYPSIWLSLDFSEMGNAGNRVVAALSLPRYCYVKQIKLEFAQDIEDKHLELLKIKCLDSLQNLECLNLNGCQKISDKGIEAITNACPTLKVFSIYWNVRITDMGIKHLVKNCKYVTELNLSGCKNISDKSLQLVAENYSKLELLNLTRCTKLTDHGLQQILLKCSFLQSLNLYALSGFTDLAYKSISLLTQLKFLDLCGAQNLSDEGLACVAKCVNLVCLNLTWCVRVTDVGVICIAQGCTSLEFLSLFGIVGVTDKCLEALSRSCSNTITTLDVNGCIGIKRRSRDELLHLFPHLKCFKVHS
- the LOC109011921 gene encoding protein WHAT'S THIS FACTOR 9, mitochondrial translates to MTFKIRHFLFSILKFQKMNTSETRNLCSLHQHQQCRGITKVRLKWVKNRSLDHIIDTETDLKAACLLKDAIKRSPTGFLTEKSVADWQKHLGLTVPVLRFLRRYPTLFHEFPHARYASLPCFKLTDTALLLDSQEQSIHQSCENDTVERLCRVLMMMKTRTVSLQSLYPLKWDLGLPDTFEKILVPKYPDHFKFVKAINGLASLRLAEWREEITESALERSNERSRLSDEYRQFKRGQTVLAFPMTFPRGYGAQKKVKAWMEEFQKLPYISPYEDSRKIDPNSDLMEKRVVGVLHEMLSLTIHKKTKRNYLRSLREELNLPHKFTRIFTRYPGIFYLSLKCKTTTVALKEGYRRGKLVDPHPLARLREKFYQVMRTGLLYRSKGVNLIPQQEILLDNNMEDETGLEDSEVEEIETDEECCEDEVSEMDEGSDEQ